One region of Agrobacterium tumefaciens genomic DNA includes:
- a CDS encoding GNAT family N-acetyltransferase produces MFFIRTASQRDIEPVRALLATTWHATYDAIYGADKVKELIAAWHSPQAMKDRIEKKGGEFLVADNGRQIGGMAYASMSAKMSKTALLHQLYVGPEFQRQGVGRDLFAELETCFPDAEIMRLEVEPKNTVAIAFYEGVGFTEVDRIERMAGIDGFPGIVMEKSLKR; encoded by the coding sequence ATGTTTTTCATACGCACGGCAAGCCAGCGCGATATCGAGCCGGTCCGGGCGCTTCTGGCTACCACCTGGCATGCGACCTACGACGCGATCTACGGCGCGGACAAGGTGAAGGAGCTGATTGCCGCATGGCATTCGCCACAGGCCATGAAGGACCGCATCGAGAAAAAGGGCGGCGAATTTCTGGTGGCCGATAATGGCCGGCAGATCGGCGGTATGGCTTATGCTTCCATGTCTGCGAAGATGAGCAAGACGGCCCTGTTGCACCAGCTTTATGTCGGGCCCGAATTCCAGCGTCAGGGGGTCGGCCGCGATCTCTTCGCCGAGCTTGAAACCTGCTTTCCGGATGCGGAAATCATGCGTCTGGAAGTGGAGCCCAAAAATACTGTCGCAATAGCCTTTTATGAAGGCGTCGGATTTACCGAGGTTGACCGAATCGAGCGCATGGCGGGTATCGATGGTTTTCCCGGTATCGTCATGGAAAAGAGCCTGAAACGATGA